The following proteins come from a genomic window of Candidatus Blochmanniella vafra str. BVAF:
- a CDS encoding winged helix-turn-helix domain-containing protein, whose product MQYIIHSNIIFDTTEYILKSLHNDNNLIKLSNSSGRILEELIKHRHTGSPVTREHLFTVVWKSYGLEPSHGNLNQQISLIRKNLAIFGVDSSSILTIPKRGLKLNNQLTIKQIENDPENNYISPNQYAHDSTKSNIDKNDNITSRNSNPFHTQTYIKYIITLIITLFFVFTIGFIYLYNKTNSIKLYCCKEINSCNICTFPIISEFEFQNNET is encoded by the coding sequence ATGCAATATATTATTCATTCGAATATAATTTTTGATACTACAGAATATATATTAAAATCATTACACAATGACAACAATTTAATAAAATTATCTAATTCTTCTGGCCGAATTTTAGAAGAACTGATCAAACATCGTCATACCGGATCCCCAGTTACTCGAGAACACTTATTTACAGTAGTGTGGAAATCCTACGGGTTAGAACCATCTCATGGAAACTTAAATCAACAAATTAGTTTAATAAGAAAAAATTTAGCCATTTTTGGAGTAGATTCATCTTCTATTCTAACTATTCCTAAACGAGGATTAAAATTAAATAATCAACTAACAATAAAACAAATAGAAAATGATCCCGAAAATAATTATATTTCCCCGAATCAATATGCTCATGATTCTACCAAATCCAACATTGACAAAAACGACAATATTACATCACGTAACTCTAATCCGTTTCATACTCAAACCTATATAAAATACATTATTACCTTAATAATTACACTATTTTTTGTATTTACCATAGGTTTTATATATCTATACAATAAAACCAACAGTATCAAATTATACTGTTGTAAAGAAATCAATTCATGTAATATCTGTACTTTTCCTATTATATCAGAATTCGAGTTTCAAAACAATGAAACATAA
- a CDS encoding transglycosylase SLT domain-containing protein — translation MKFYLVYIIFLIIIIPGCIMISPRLNNNQETLCFLKQQTNNYSNSKKQISLSETYDKHINYYSKLYGVDALLIKSIIQVESNYNPNVVSKSNAVGLMQIKADTAGKDIYRLKGRLGQPSVAELKNAVTNIELGTAYLYILQNQLADIMNLKTRRYAMIVAYVNGLGALLKIFSTLDHTQAIKKINKLNSKQFCQYIQYHHPSVQAYRYLFKVNSVYMLNNKNYAKH, via the coding sequence ATGAAATTTTATTTAGTATATATTATTTTTTTAATAATAATAATACCGGGATGCATAATGATTTCACCTCGTTTGAACAACAATCAAGAAACATTATGTTTTTTAAAACAACAAACAAACAATTATTCTAATTCAAAAAAACAAATTAGTTTATCAGAAACATATGATAAACATATAAATTATTACTCTAAATTATATGGTGTAGATGCGTTATTAATAAAATCTATTATTCAAGTAGAATCTAATTATAATCCAAACGTAGTTAGTAAATCTAATGCTGTTGGGTTAATGCAAATAAAGGCAGATACTGCTGGTAAAGATATTTATCGGTTGAAAGGACGGCTTGGACAGCCTAGTGTTGCAGAATTAAAAAATGCAGTCACTAATATTGAATTAGGTACTGCTTATTTATATATATTACAAAACCAGCTAGCAGATATAATGAATTTGAAAACTAGACGATATGCTATGATAGTGGCGTATGTGAATGGACTGGGGGCATTGTTAAAAATTTTTTCTACGTTAGATCATACCCAAGCTATAAAAAAAATTAATAAACTTAATTCAAAACAATTTTGCCAGTATATTCAATATCATCATCCTTCTGTTCAAGCGTATCGTTATTTATTTAAAGTGAATTCTGTGTATATGTTAAATAATAAAAATTATGCTAAACATTGA
- the mnmA gene encoding tRNA 2-thiouridine(34) synthase MnmA: MKKVIVGISGGVDSSVSAWLLKKRGYKVEGLFMKNWENDDTQEFCASKSDLIDACSVCNTLKIPLHTVNFSREYWNNVFKVFLKLYNIGLTPNPDILCNKEIKFKYFLEFAIEDLGADFIATGHYVRRINFNNKISLIRGIDLNKDQSYFLYTLNQQQLKHCLFPIGNFTKLKVRSIAKKLNLITANKKDSMGICFIGKRNFKKFLSNYIPIQPGPIVNVHGYKIGTHQGVPFYTIGQRKGLNIGGIKNSNGKPWYVVDKKIENNSLIVAQGINHPCLMSNQFVVQQIFWIEECILTSPLQCSVKTRYRQPDSKCYIFPISKNNLRIILKYPITAITPGQSAVFYLNERCLGGGIITKHFPLMSTQ; the protein is encoded by the coding sequence ATGAAAAAAGTTATTGTAGGCATATCTGGAGGTGTAGATTCATCAGTGTCAGCGTGGTTATTAAAAAAAAGAGGATACAAAGTTGAAGGACTGTTTATGAAAAATTGGGAAAATGATGATACTCAAGAATTTTGTGCTTCAAAATCTGATTTGATAGACGCATGTTCTGTTTGTAATACTCTTAAAATACCTCTACACACCGTCAATTTTTCACGAGAATATTGGAACAATGTTTTTAAAGTATTTTTAAAATTATATAATATTGGACTAACACCTAATCCTGACATTTTATGTAACAAAGAAATTAAATTTAAATATTTTTTAGAATTTGCTATTGAAGATTTAGGAGCAGATTTTATAGCTACAGGACATTACGTACGGCGCATAAATTTTAACAATAAAATTAGTCTCATACGGGGAATTGATCTTAATAAAGATCAAAGTTATTTTTTATATACATTGAATCAGCAACAACTCAAACATTGTTTATTTCCTATAGGAAATTTTACTAAATTAAAAGTACGAAGTATTGCTAAAAAGTTGAATTTAATTACAGCAAATAAAAAAGATTCAATGGGAATCTGTTTTATTGGAAAACGTAACTTTAAAAAATTTCTTAGCAATTACATACCAATACAACCAGGTCCAATAGTTAATGTACATGGTTATAAAATTGGCACGCATCAAGGTGTCCCTTTTTATACAATAGGACAAAGAAAGGGATTAAATATAGGAGGAATAAAAAATAGTAACGGAAAACCATGGTATGTAGTAGATAAAAAAATTGAAAATAATTCACTAATTGTAGCCCAAGGGATTAATCATCCATGCCTGATGTCTAATCAATTTGTTGTTCAACAAATATTTTGGATTGAAGAATGTATATTAACATCACCTTTACAATGTTCCGTCAAAACCCGATATCGACAACCAGACTCTAAATGTTATATATTTCCTATATCAAAAAATAACTTAAGAATCATTTTAAAATATCCCATAACAGCAATTACTCCCGGGCAATCAGCTGTTTTTTATTTAAACGAGCGTTGTTTAGGAGGGGGAATAATTACAAAACACTTTCCATTAATGAGCACACAATAA
- the purB gene encoding adenylosuccinate lyase, whose product MKYSPLTAISPIDGRYHNYTHSLRNIFSEFGFLKFRVQIEICWLKKISNTQEITEVPIFTETEHNFLNNLVDDFSIKDAKYIKKIERVTNHDVKAIEYFLKEKINVVPSLKKKINEFIHFACTSEDINNLAYGLMLIHTKNIIILPIWRKIINSIKQLSINYKEIPILSRTHGQPASPSTMGKEMANVAYRLIRQFHHLQLIKILGKINGAVGNYNAHIIAYPRINWRKFDEEFVTSLGISWNPYTTQIEPHDYIAEISDCIARFNTILINFNQNIWGYISLNYFTQKHESYEIGSSTMPHKINPINFENSEGNLGLSNAILKHFSEKLPISRWQRDLSDSTVLRNLGVAIGYSLISYYNTLQGIDKLIINEKYLSQDLNKNWMILGEALQTVMKRYNIHNAYERTKDFMFNYSNNINANSIKSFIDSLPLPTIEKNRLKKITPSDYIGLASILASDIEKIK is encoded by the coding sequence ATCAAATACTCTCCTTTAACTGCAATATCTCCGATCGACGGACGTTATCATAATTATACCCACTCATTAAGAAATATTTTCAGCGAATTTGGTTTTCTAAAATTTCGAGTACAAATTGAAATTTGTTGGTTGAAAAAAATATCCAATACACAAGAAATCACGGAAGTTCCTATATTTACTGAAACTGAACATAATTTTCTTAACAACTTAGTCGATGACTTTAGCATAAAAGATGCAAAATACATAAAAAAAATAGAACGCGTAACAAACCACGATGTCAAAGCTATAGAATATTTCCTAAAAGAAAAAATTAACGTAGTTCCTAGTTTAAAAAAGAAGATAAATGAATTCATTCATTTTGCTTGCACATCAGAAGATATTAATAACCTTGCATATGGATTAATGTTAATTCATACTAAAAACATAATTATATTACCGATATGGAGAAAAATTATTAATTCAATTAAACAGTTAAGTATAAATTACAAAGAGATTCCAATACTTTCTAGAACCCACGGACAACCAGCTAGTCCATCTACTATGGGAAAAGAAATGGCTAATGTTGCATATAGATTAATTCGACAATTTCATCATTTACAATTAATTAAAATTTTAGGTAAAATAAATGGAGCAGTTGGAAATTATAATGCTCATATTATAGCATATCCACGTATAAACTGGAGAAAATTCGATGAAGAATTTGTTACGTCTTTAGGGATATCGTGGAATCCATATACAACTCAAATAGAACCACATGACTATATAGCTGAAATATCCGATTGCATTGCTCGATTCAATACTATTTTAATAAATTTTAATCAAAATATATGGGGATATATTTCTTTAAATTATTTTACGCAAAAACATGAAAGTTATGAAATTGGCTCATCTACTATGCCTCATAAAATTAACCCTATAAATTTTGAAAATTCTGAGGGAAATTTAGGATTATCAAATGCTATTTTGAAGCATTTTTCTGAAAAATTACCAATATCTCGTTGGCAAAGAGATTTAAGTGATTCTACTGTTTTAAGAAATTTAGGAGTAGCTATAGGATACTCTTTAATTTCTTATTATAATACCTTACAAGGAATAGACAAATTAATAATTAATGAAAAATATTTATCACAAGATTTAAATAAAAATTGGATGATATTAGGCGAAGCATTACAAACAGTAATGAAACGATACAATATCCATAATGCATATGAACGCACAAAAGATTTCATGTTTAATTATAGTAACAATATTAATGCAAATTCAATAAAATCATTTATTGATTCATTACCGTTACCAACAATAGAAAAAAATAGGCTTAAAAAAATTACCCCATCTGATTACATTGGATTAGCATCTATTTTAGCATCAGATATAGAAAAAATAAAATAA
- a CDS encoding FtsX-like permease family protein → MFLSLRIALRFYQGGKRNILASLISLVSVIVIGVGIAVSIIIFSIINGFEYELSKRILSIVPHGEITTVNNIPLINWKEILTYVIKIPQVINASPYIHFSSIIKFHNKWHLVYIKSVNLLNNVNIYDHVLTNFIEKDSWKRFCENKNQIILGEGVSIALNIKEGDWITVFLVNNFNLDNRLALTKQVSLQVSGILKLHSYLDNSLAIISLLDAQNYYNNRLGVDGIEFSVNNVFHIKKIIKNMKFMINKNIKISSWIDMYGYIYHDIQIVRIIIYLSVILIIGVSCFSVITVLILLTKHKNYDIAVLRAIGAQAILIQRIFLWYGFLIYCVSSVIGVGLGVLVSLILKNFGARYINLFKINFDAKSVYFIDFLPVQVHILDIYLLLIVVLLLGFLISWYGSLKVRKINLFRILR, encoded by the coding sequence ATGTTTTTATCTTTAAGGATTGCATTACGATTTTATCAAGGGGGTAAACGAAATATTTTGGCTTCTTTGATATCTTTGGTTTCTGTTATTGTAATAGGTGTTGGTATTGCTGTATCTATAATTATTTTCAGTATAATAAACGGTTTTGAATATGAATTAAGTAAGCGTATTTTGTCAATAGTGCCACACGGAGAAATTACTACAGTTAATAATATTCCATTAATTAATTGGAAAGAAATACTAACATATGTAATAAAAATCCCTCAGGTTATTAATGCTAGTCCTTATATTCATTTTTCTAGTATTATTAAATTTCATAATAAATGGCACTTGGTTTATATAAAAAGTGTAAATTTGTTAAATAATGTAAATATATATGATCATGTATTAACTAATTTTATAGAAAAAGATTCTTGGAAGCGTTTTTGTGAAAATAAAAATCAAATTATTTTGGGGGAAGGAGTATCAATAGCTTTAAATATTAAAGAAGGTGATTGGATTACTGTTTTTTTAGTTAATAATTTTAATTTAGATAATAGGTTAGCCTTAACTAAACAAGTATCCTTACAAGTTTCTGGAATATTAAAATTACATAGCTATTTGGATAATAGCCTTGCCATTATATCTTTGTTAGATGCTCAAAATTATTACAATAATAGATTAGGTGTGGACGGGATAGAATTTTCAGTAAATAATGTTTTTCATATAAAAAAAATAATTAAAAATATGAAATTTATGATTAATAAAAATATTAAAATAAGCAGTTGGATAGATATGTATGGATATATTTATCATGATATTCAAATAGTTCGTATAATTATATACTTATCTGTAATTTTAATTATAGGGGTTTCATGTTTTAGTGTAATCACAGTGTTAATTTTATTAACAAAACATAAAAATTATGATATCGCTGTATTAAGAGCAATCGGTGCTCAGGCTATATTAATTCAACGTATATTTTTATGGTATGGATTTCTTATTTATTGTGTCTCTAGTGTAATTGGTGTTGGGTTAGGAGTATTGGTTTCTTTAATCTTAAAAAATTTTGGCGCTAGATATATTAATTTATTTAAAATTAATTTTGATGCTAAATCAGTATATTTTATTGATTTTTTACCAGTTCAAGTGCATATCTTAGATATATATTTGTTATTGATTGTAGTGTTATTATTAGGTTTTCTAATTAGTTGGTATGGATCATTAAAAGTACGAAAGATTAATTTGTTTCGAATATTAAGATAA
- a CDS encoding ABC transporter ATP-binding protein codes for MVKKERTNSVLLNCIQLVKYYECPKFSIKVLNCITISVQYNEIIAIMGTSGSGKSTLLHLMGGLDKPNSGDVFFEGYALNKLSDKNCAFIRNKRIGFIYQFHHLLSDFSVLENVAMPLLIGGMKLNIAKKKAQILLELIGLQDRSNHHPHELSGGESQRIAIIRSIINNPALVLADEPTGNLDEQNSDNFFELLKKINSSYNTTFVIATHDPNLARKCHKIFILSNGVLKNIQNNYL; via the coding sequence ATGGTTAAAAAAGAGCGTACTAATTCTGTGTTATTAAATTGTATACAATTAGTAAAGTACTATGAATGTCCTAAATTTTCAATAAAAGTATTAAATTGTATTACTATTTCTGTGCAATATAATGAGATTATTGCTATTATGGGAACATCTGGATCTGGAAAAAGCACGTTATTACATTTAATGGGAGGTTTAGATAAGCCAAATTCAGGTGATGTGTTTTTTGAGGGATATGCTTTAAATAAATTATCTGATAAGAATTGCGCGTTCATACGAAATAAGCGTATAGGGTTTATATATCAGTTTCATCATTTATTATCAGATTTTTCTGTTTTAGAAAATGTCGCAATGCCATTATTAATTGGAGGAATGAAATTAAATATAGCAAAAAAAAAGGCTCAAATTTTATTAGAATTAATTGGATTGCAAGATCGAAGCAATCATCATCCTCATGAATTATCTGGAGGAGAAAGTCAAAGGATAGCAATTATTAGATCTATTATTAATAATCCTGCTTTAGTTTTAGCAGATGAGCCAACGGGAAATCTAGATGAACAGAATTCAGATAATTTTTTTGAATTATTAAAAAAAATAAATTCAAGTTATAATACAACTTTTGTTATAGCAACTCATGATCCAAATTTAGCTCGAAAGTGCCATAAAATTTTTATTTTATCAAATGGAGTATTGAAAAATATACAAAATAATTATCTTTAG
- a CDS encoding FtsX-like permease family protein, giving the protein MHIAVVCFIAFRYIFGKTINQFSRYIYWVSSIFIMLSIAVMIIILSVMNGFESELKKNLLYLTPHILITSSSGYTHVNNIPNFLFHEMSDNIAYFKPLVISNIILQGLKEISLGMLLGIDPNHFEPLSKYLKQNNNITKLVSGEYNIIIGSELAQKLSVKINDQIRIIVPSVNQITPIGCLFSQRLFTISDIYFSNNGGFDTNQVLMHKDDAAVLLHYPDRCVTGWRIWVHEPFKLNKFDYLDIPKDWIWKDWREYKGSLFQAIKMEKSIMFLLFILIIIISGCNIVAFLVLSIVEKQKEIAILKTCGFNRSQVLILFIMQGMSNSIIGIVLGIGLGLLFSIKLNQILLFFNISSEKIYFPVEIQYIQIFSIIIIICVLNLLIILFPAWRMSSIRAIQILRHG; this is encoded by the coding sequence ATGCATATTGCTGTAGTATGTTTTATCGCTTTTCGGTATATTTTTGGGAAAACAATAAATCAATTTAGTCGATATATTTATTGGGTTTCTAGCATTTTTATTATGCTTAGTATAGCAGTAATGATAATAATATTATCTGTAATGAATGGATTTGAGAGTGAGTTAAAAAAAAATCTTTTATATTTAACCCCTCATATTTTAATTACTTCTTCCTCAGGGTATACACATGTAAACAATATTCCTAATTTTTTATTTCACGAAATGTCAGATAACATAGCATATTTTAAACCATTAGTTATTTCTAATATTATATTGCAAGGCCTTAAAGAAATATCTTTAGGAATGCTATTAGGAATTGATCCTAACCATTTTGAGCCATTATCTAAATATTTAAAACAAAATAATAATATAACTAAGTTAGTATCAGGGGAGTATAATATTATTATTGGATCAGAATTAGCTCAAAAATTATCAGTAAAAATAAATGATCAAATTCGTATTATTGTTCCATCGGTTAATCAAATTACTCCTATTGGGTGTCTTTTTAGTCAACGACTGTTTACAATATCAGATATTTATTTTTCTAATAACGGAGGGTTTGATACGAATCAGGTATTAATGCATAAAGACGATGCTGCGGTTTTATTACATTATCCTGATCGGTGCGTCACGGGTTGGAGAATATGGGTACATGAACCTTTTAAACTTAATAAATTTGATTATTTAGATATTCCTAAAGATTGGATTTGGAAAGATTGGCGTGAATATAAAGGATCATTATTTCAAGCTATAAAAATGGAAAAAAGTATAATGTTTTTATTATTTATTTTAATAATCATTATATCTGGATGTAATATTGTTGCTTTTTTAGTTTTATCGATAGTAGAAAAACAAAAAGAAATAGCAATATTAAAAACATGTGGATTTAATCGCAGTCAAGTTTTAATATTGTTTATCATGCAAGGTATGAGTAATAGTATTATTGGAATAGTATTAGGCATTGGTTTAGGATTATTATTTTCTATAAAATTAAATCAAATATTATTATTTTTTAATATTTCTTCAGAAAAAATATATTTTCCTGTAGAAATACAATATATTCAAATATTCAGTATAATCATAATAATTTGTGTATTAAATTTATTGATTATATTATTTCCTGCTTGGAGGATGTCGTCTATTCGAGCAATCCAGATACTGCGTCATGGTTAA
- a CDS encoding HIT domain-containing protein, giving the protein MKKNNPFIDIIQKKVKIDLVYQDDLVTAFYDLYPKAPIHILIVPNILIPTVNDVKVEHEITLGRLFLVASKIAAKKNINISGYRLIVNCNKNSGQEIYHLHMHLLGGKLLGPLLHQDY; this is encoded by the coding sequence ATGAAAAAAAATAATCCATTCATAGATATTATTCAAAAAAAGGTAAAAATTGATCTCGTATATCAAGATGATTTAGTTACTGCATTTTATGATTTGTATCCGAAAGCTCCTATTCATATTTTAATTGTGCCGAATATATTAATTCCTACCGTAAATGATGTAAAAGTTGAACATGAAATAACTTTGGGGAGATTGTTTTTAGTAGCATCAAAAATAGCAGCTAAAAAAAATATAAATATTTCAGGTTATAGATTAATAGTGAATTGTAATAAAAATTCTGGTCAAGAAATTTATCATTTACATATGCATTTATTAGGAGGTAAATTACTTGGTCCATTATTACATCAAGATTATTAA
- a CDS encoding YchF/TatD family DNA exonuclease: protein MFLIDSHCHLNKLNYHNVHADISDVLSKAYQKGVKLVLSVSTDLSDYENMIQFVGYRKDVLFSCGIHPMNICDFTIKRVDLNKLNNFVFNDNVIAIGETGLDYYHNISNKNVQKEIFCQHIDIAKNIDKPLVVHSRNAMKDVLILLNETGAKQCKGVLHCFCDDIDSARILLNMNFYISFSGMVTFKNIDNFKKVIQYVPENRMLLETDSPYLTPVPYRGLENQPAYVYDIARYISDIKKISLDEIASITTSNFCELFRVEL from the coding sequence ATGTTTTTGATTGATTCTCATTGTCATCTTAATAAATTAAATTATCATAATGTTCATGCAGATATATCAGATGTTTTAAGTAAAGCATATCAAAAAGGAGTCAAATTAGTCTTATCAGTCAGTACTGATTTATCAGATTATGAAAATATGATCCAATTTGTTGGATATAGAAAAGATGTATTATTTTCTTGTGGTATTCATCCAATGAATATATGTGATTTCACCATTAAAAGAGTGGATTTAAATAAATTGAATAATTTTGTTTTTAACGATAATGTAATAGCTATTGGAGAAACAGGATTAGATTATTATCATAACATAAGTAATAAAAATGTACAAAAAGAAATATTTTGCCAACATATAGATATTGCTAAAAATATAGATAAGCCGTTGGTTGTGCATAGTCGTAATGCTATGAAAGACGTTTTAATTTTATTAAATGAAACAGGGGCTAAACAATGTAAAGGGGTCCTTCATTGTTTTTGCGACGATATAGATTCTGCTAGAATTTTATTGAATATGAATTTTTATATATCTTTTTCTGGGATGGTAACATTTAAAAATATTGATAATTTTAAAAAAGTTATTCAATACGTACCAGAGAATCGAATGTTATTAGAAACAGATTCTCCTTATCTTACTCCTGTTCCTTATAGAGGTTTAGAAAATCAACCTGCTTATGTATATGATATTGCTCGATATATTTCTGATATAAAGAAAATTTCTCTAGATGAAATAGCATCTATTACTACATCTAATTTTTGTGAATTATTTCGCGTCGAATTATAA
- a CDS encoding DNA polymerase III subunit delta' C-terminal domain-containing protein: MKIQWYPWLKTIYYRILHSYCINKGHHAMLFSSKWDNGEDRLIEFLARWLICENPINMEYCDVCHHCYLMNIEQYPNYYQLCLQNHAPTINTDLIKICINSIYEHTIYNKVRVVFIKYIEYLNAESVNLLLKIIEEPPINTYFFLKTREYMYIPATIRSRCMRWFILSPPEHIGLKWIKTQEEGGNNDNVSIRTALRLNYGSPILAKFMLKSSDMWNYRLGLYDILKNVCKNKSYLQLLSLLNSKKYMNVSVCWLITVLLDALKYKQGIQEDFFINLDQLKLIYIVSMQWSVFALHEQLKQWLILFHYFQKFDSINHELLLTCRLLHWEQNLVETCSQLWSI, encoded by the coding sequence ATGAAAATACAGTGGTATCCGTGGTTAAAAACTATTTATTATCGGATTTTACATTCTTACTGCATAAATAAGGGGCATCATGCGATGCTTTTTAGTAGTAAATGGGATAATGGTGAGGATAGATTAATTGAATTTCTTGCTCGTTGGTTAATTTGTGAAAACCCTATTAATATGGAATATTGTGATGTTTGTCATCATTGTTATTTAATGAATATCGAACAATATCCCAATTATTATCAATTATGTTTGCAAAATCACGCTCCAACTATAAATACAGATTTAATAAAAATTTGTATAAATTCGATTTATGAACACACTATATATAATAAGGTGAGAGTTGTTTTTATAAAATATATAGAATACTTAAATGCTGAATCTGTCAATTTACTTCTTAAGATTATAGAAGAACCGCCTATAAATACTTATTTTTTTTTAAAAACTAGAGAGTATATGTATATTCCTGCAACTATAAGAAGTCGATGTATGAGGTGGTTTATTTTATCTCCTCCAGAACATATAGGATTAAAATGGATAAAAACACAAGAAGAAGGGGGTAATAATGATAATGTATCTATTAGGACTGCTTTAAGATTAAATTATGGATCTCCTATATTAGCTAAATTTATGTTAAAATCGTCGGATATGTGGAATTATCGTTTAGGATTGTATGATATTCTTAAGAATGTGTGTAAAAATAAATCTTATTTACAATTGTTGTCACTTTTGAATTCTAAAAAATATATGAATGTATCTGTGTGCTGGTTGATAACTGTACTTTTAGATGCATTAAAATACAAACAAGGCATTCAAGAAGATTTTTTTATAAATTTAGATCAATTAAAATTGATTTATATTGTATCTATGCAGTGGAGTGTTTTCGCTTTACATGAGCAATTAAAACAATGGTTAATTTTATTTCATTATTTTCAAAAATTTGATAGTATTAATCATGAATTATTATTAACTTGTCGTTTATTACACTGGGAACAAAATTTAGTAGAAACATGTTCTCAATTATGGAGTATTTAA
- the tmk gene encoding dTMP kinase yields MNNKFIVVEGLDGSGKTTIVSKIVQYFNNNNITNLITVHEPGGTKISDSLRFLIKNGAIDESITNMTEVLMLYAARSQLLENIVKPALTKGDWVIGDRFDLSSFAYQGGGRGVDEFFLYLLSKSVINNLFPHLIFYLDIAPEISLLRVKNRDKLDRIEKEPLSFFYKVREYYKKVAAIQKNIITINANQSLEIVSRSIYQYLDVWLYNWFK; encoded by the coding sequence ATGAATAATAAATTTATTGTAGTTGAGGGATTAGATGGATCGGGTAAAACTACTATTGTTTCTAAAATAGTCCAATATTTTAATAATAATAATATTACTAATTTAATCACTGTTCATGAACCGGGAGGTACAAAAATTTCAGATTCGTTACGATTCTTAATTAAGAATGGCGCTATAGATGAATCTATTACTAATATGACAGAAGTGTTGATGTTATATGCAGCACGTTCTCAGTTATTAGAAAACATTGTAAAACCAGCTTTGACTAAAGGTGATTGGGTTATTGGAGATAGATTTGATTTATCTTCTTTTGCATATCAAGGTGGAGGTCGGGGGGTTGATGAATTTTTTTTGTATTTATTATCTAAAAGTGTAATAAATAATTTATTTCCACATTTAATATTTTATCTAGATATTGCTCCAGAAATTAGTTTATTGCGTGTAAAAAATAGAGACAAGTTAGATCGTATTGAAAAAGAACCTTTGAGTTTTTTTTATAAAGTACGAGAATATTATAAGAAAGTTGCTGCTATTCAAAAAAATATTATTACAATTAATGCCAATCAAAGTTTAGAAATAGTTTCTCGATCTATTTATCAATATTTGGATGTATGGCTATATAATTGGTTTAAATAA